AACCGGAAATGCAAGTGCAGTGTGAACGGCATTGCCAAGGGGATCAAAGATGGCAGCAATCTCATGATTGATGCCCGGAGCGTGCTGCCAGATATTCGACATGGGCAGAACGATGTATTCAGCAAAGGCGCCGTCGCGGTTGACTCCAACCCCGAGGGTGTGGGCACAGAGATGGCGGCGTCCGGCGAGACAGTTGCGGCAACGGCCACAGACGACGTGCCCTTCTCCGGAAACAAGCTGGCCGATAGCGACGTCGGTGACATTGGAACCGATCTCGACGACCTCGCCAACGAACTCATGACCAATGACGAGCCCCTGGCGAATCGTAGAGCTGGCCCAGGCGTCCCAATCATAGATATGGAGGTCTGTCCCGCAGATGCCGGTGTAGAGGACGCGAATTTTGACATCATTGATGCCGATTTGAGGTTCTGGAACATCCTGAAGCCAGAGGCCACGTTCCGAACGGCTTTTTACCAGTGCTTTCACGAAAGAGAGCCCTTTCTGGTGCACACGAACGGGCTTACAACGCAATGGGAGAGTCTGCGATGCACCTGGTAAGCCGCGACATCTATTCTACTGTTCCCATATCATTTCTAGAGCATTTGACGTAGGCACGAAGCGTGGATTGCGGTATAGGATGATCGTGCCTAGCTGTACTGTCAAACAGTTGCAGCCAAAGAACGAGGAGGGGACGATGCAGGAACGTAAGGGATGGAGCCGCAGGGAGTTTGTCCAGTGGATGGGGTATTCCTCATTCGGTACAGCGGGGCTGTGCTCTTCCCTATCTGCTACGACAATCTCAGGCAAGAAGGCTTCTTTCGCCTATGTGAGCTCCCTGGAAGGAAGCGATGAGGGCATCCATGTCTATGCGGTTCATCAAGGACGGTGGGAGAAGCTCCAGATGTTAAAGAGCGAGCGCCCCGTGGCCCTGGTGCTTGCTCCGAATCGAAAGACGCTTTATGCCGTGAACGAGGTGGACCAGTACCGTGGACTTCCGGTTGGAACAGTGGAGGCTTTTGCGATCCACCCGGATGGTAGGCTGAAACTCCTGAATCGCCAGAGACTCGCGCTTTCGGCGATCCATCCGAGGCACGCTGCCGTTACTCCAGATGGACGTAGTCTTGTTGTTGCCGTTCAGGGCGGTGGAGCCTACAACGTATTAGGAATCGAAGAAGACGGGCGGCTGGGACACATCTCCGGACTATGGAAAGAGACTGGGGTAGAACGCGCAGGTGAAAGCCTTGTTGCCCGCCCCCAGATGGTGGCATTTGATCAGACAGGCCGCATACTGAGTGTCGACGGCGGAACGGACCGTTTGAACATCTTTGGCCGCGGCGAAACCAGTCTGACGACACATGAAAGGGCCAACCTGTCCGTGGGATGCGGAGCCTCACAAGTGGAAGCGCACCCGGCGGGAAGCCACCTCTACGTGATACAGAGCAGCGGAATCTCGTGCCATGGCTATGACACAGCGTCAGGGAAAGTATCGCAACCCGTGCAGAACCTTTCGTTCCCTGCTGCCACAGAAGGCCCTTCGACGATGGCAGTACACCCTTCCGGGAACTTTCTCTATGCATGTCAGCAGCGCAATGGGGTGGCCGCGTGGAGCGTGAGTAAGATGACTGGTCGGCTGCGCTCGATAGGAACGCAGGCTGTGGAGCTGGGCGAGCTGGATGCTATTCATGTTGCTCCGGACGGCAGAAGCCTGATTGCGCTGAACGCCGATCGCGGACAGGCAGCGGAGATTCAGATTGACGCCACCACGGGCAGATTGAAGGAGAGCAGGATTGTGGCGCGGGTGAACTCTCCGAAGAGCCTCGCGGTACTCTACAGTTAGCTGTTTCTGAATGCAAGGAGAAAGCATGGCAAAGATTACTCGACGTGGATTCCTTCAAGGGTCTTCGGCGGTAGCGCTCAGTGCGCACCCCTGGGCTGCTCTTGCACAACCGAAAGAACGGCTCGTCTTTATCGGAACCAGCACAGGAAAAGGCAGCAAGGGGATCTATGCCTACAAG
This portion of the Edaphobacter sp. 4G125 genome encodes:
- a CDS encoding lactonase family protein gives rise to the protein MQERKGWSRREFVQWMGYSSFGTAGLCSSLSATTISGKKASFAYVSSLEGSDEGIHVYAVHQGRWEKLQMLKSERPVALVLAPNRKTLYAVNEVDQYRGLPVGTVEAFAIHPDGRLKLLNRQRLALSAIHPRHAAVTPDGRSLVVAVQGGGAYNVLGIEEDGRLGHISGLWKETGVERAGESLVARPQMVAFDQTGRILSVDGGTDRLNIFGRGETSLTTHERANLSVGCGASQVEAHPAGSHLYVIQSSGISCHGYDTASGKVSQPVQNLSFPAATEGPSTMAVHPSGNFLYACQQRNGVAAWSVSKMTGRLRSIGTQAVELGELDAIHVAPDGRSLIALNADRGQAAEIQIDATTGRLKESRIVARVNSPKSLAVLYS